CGGGGGGACAACCCACATCTCCCAAGGACAGAAAGTGCAGACCCACAGAGGGCCTCTAGTGCTGGCGTGGTGGGGGCAGGCCACTGAAGACACACACTGTGAAGGGCCGTTCTGCTCCCAAAGCTGAGTTCTGGCTGTGGCACCATTGTGGCCTGAAGAAGGGCCGCACACACCATGAGGATCAAGTGTGCAGATAGGGTGGAGACCTGGCGGGACCTACCATTGGTGAGCTGCAGCAGAAGGATCTCAGACCGGGAAGCAAGGTGAACCCTCTGAGGTCTTAAGAGGGCCTGTGGGGCTTCACACTGACCCCCTAAACAAAAGAAGTGGAGAAATCCACCAGCCTCAATGTCCccatggtgcacaggagggagtggCTTAGGTGGGGTCATCAAAGAGGACTGAGACAACAACACATGTGGACCTTTACCAGACGACAGAGGAGAGAACCGGCACAGTGCTACTCTTAGACTATCGGTCTAGGCACGGCCACTGCCCCCTCAACCCCTTGTGGGTGAGCCGTGGTACTACTCACATCAGAAGGAGAGAATGCTCAGCACTGGAATGGGCCCACTGACCAGCAGAGGATGGAGTTAGGCAAAGGATGCTCATTCCGTGGGGCAGCAGGATGACTGCCTGGGGAGGGCACCCTCCTCTTGTGGGGCCAGCAAGGGAATGGTAGCTGACCCCTTAGAGGGGACTGGGGGAAGTTTTTCCCGTGTGTTACAACTGGTGCCCTGTGTATGGCAGCCCTGCCACTGTGGGCACTGGATGCTTGGTAGACATGCTGCATGGTGGAGCATGGTGGAGTGAAGTAGGCAGAGACCTGGTCATTCGTATAAAGGGATGGTGCAACCGAAGATACAAAAGATGAGACAGGCTGCAGATGCTCCTTGGCGCAAAGACGAGCTCTGTAGCCAAGGACACTGGGAAACAGAAGAAGGAAAGGAAACATACATTGCAACAATCCTAGAAGCTATGAGGGACACTAAAAAGCATTGAAGCATTAAATCAATGCTGTGGCCATCAACCTAGGACTCCTACAGACCAACCACATGAAACTAGTAGACAGAATGAGGGAAACCAAAAACATACTGATCCGACTGGAACCCATAGTCAAGGACAGTGACAAGATGATTTGGGCCCTTTAAAAAACCATAGAGCACCTAAAGGCTTAGGTGGAAGATGCTGAGTGACGCTCAAGGCATAACAATGAGCGGGCAGTGGATGTCCTGGACAACGCCGAAGGCCCAATCATGGAATTGTTCTGGAAGAGTGGGTCCTTTTGGAGATGCTAGTGGATAAGGTTTTGATGATGTTTACTGTTGAGTGGATGCCCAGGGTTCTCAGCAGGTTGCCTGCGCCAGGGGCACCTCCCTGACggatagtagcctggcagcttgAGGGACAGTGACCATATTCTGTAAGTGGACCTCACTCATGGCCCCTGTGATGGGGGAGCCTCTGTGAACAAATACCTGGACTACACCAACACAGttcaaaaacaagaagaaatttcCTATAGGTGAAATGCCATCTCCAGACCTTGGACCTCAAATACACCCTTATCTTCGCAATGAAATTACGTAACAGCAATAATGGAGACACACATGTCTTCCTGACTGCTGCTGTAACATGGAAATAGCTTGTTTCATGTGGCTATCAGATTCTAGAATCTCCAGAGCCAACCCGGGATCGAGAACGGTGGAGACAAACGCCTTGATGTAGGGCGTGCAGATGCCTGGTGGCAGCCCCAACCAGAGtgcaagcagacactgaaacagcCACATTGGTAGCAGACATTCAACATCATTGTTCATGGGACTCAGGAAATAAATGGGAGTCTTTGGTGAGGATTCAGATGAGGTTGctggtgactttgagggttcaggggtgggttcaGAGCAGGCCACAATGTTGGAGTTGACCTAAGTGACAGCAGGTACTATAGTATGAGGAGTAGACATGGCAACATAGGACTATGTAGATTTGGCCTGGCCCACCCAGAGGGATCTGATGGCAATCTACCACAACTAATACCAACATGGCCCTCGCATGGCAACCTGCTTCTTGTTAGAGGGGACATTAATCTAACCAAGCAGAGTGACCTGAATAGGATGATGATATCTGGGGATAGACCGAGGAAGCCTGGCTTCCTTGCTAGACTTGATGGAAGGGGATGGTGGACCAGTGGCAGGAGGAACACCATtgaacaggacaatttacatacaaCACCAACAAGAGGTGCTTGATGTCTAAGTTTGATTACCTTCTTATAAACAGACATCAATTGGGTAAGTTTAGACATACCACAATCCTTCTACGTAGCATCTCAGACCACTCACCTCTGGTAACACATCTACAAAAAGACACCCTGGGGACAAGAAGGAATGTAAGCTAGAATCATGGGACCTAATGGATTTGAACACCAGAAAGCTGATCACTGAGTCCACAGTCCTCTACCTCTGGGAGTCCCACAAGTCTGTCATACAGAGACAACTAAACATACATGTTTCAGGCAAATGGACAAAAAATGATAAAGAGGTCAGAGAGCTCAACACATATTTAGGGCTCTGGGAAGCTGACTATGTGGCTAGCCCCAACCATACCCTGGCAACCCATATAGAAGGAGCAAGAGATGACCTACGTAACCTGGCACACCAAGAGGTCAGGGCATTGTTTAGGGTGAAACAGAGGAAGCTCTATGAGGTCGGCAACAAGGCAGGTAAACTGCTGATGTAGCTCGCcaagaaggaggaaggccaaagatGAATCTCTGCCATAAAAACAGGGGATGGCAGGAAAAGGTGAAACCCCAGCAGACGTAGTGTAAGCCTTTGCCCTGTACCTGGCTGACATCTTCCAGGCGAGGAGGGAAACGCACACACATGCAGCTTACAGCACTTCATTAGAGATACAGTGGCTCTTAGGCTCCAAAAGGAGGTGAGCCACTTCCCTAATGCAGAACTGTTGGAGCCCGGGTTTGCTGATCCCTTGGGCCAGATGAAATGGGGGATATCCCGAGGTCCCAATGGTTTTCCGCCTACATTCTTTAATTGCACAAAATCCCAAACCGTGGGCCCACTGAGAGCAATGTtctaaaaggaaagaaagaaggacatCCTGCCCTGTGACCTTAGAAGTGCAACTATAGTCAGGGTACACAAGAAAGGGATCCAAGTGAGGAGTGCACCTCCTACCTCCCAATATCACTCTAAACCTGGAAAACAAGATCTTGGCAAAGGTACTTGCAAACAGGCTGCTGCATGTTGAGGGTACATTGGTGGTCCCCGACCAATCAGACCTCATGTCTTACAGGGTGACTGGGCACTATCTTTGTAGGCTGGCCGATGCCACCGTATTTCCGAACTGTCCATCCCGCTTGCCCAGAAAGCTGAAAAGATGTTTGACTTGGTGGAGACGCCCTAATTTATGAGGATACTGAGGAAAATGGGGATGGACTTGGGGTCCATGGCCTGGATTAAACTATTATATAAGTATCCCATAGCCAGGGTCAGAGCCAATGGGTCTTTTTCCAGGAAGATTAACAAGGGCACCTGACAGGGTTGCCTCCTGTTCCACTTATTCTTCATGATGGTGACTGGCATGCTGGCTACGAATAAACACCATGATATGGTGAATCCGATGGACCTGGATTGGGAACCCATTGTTTCTTTGCATGCAGACATACTGTTGCACCTCGCAGATGCACAACATTTTGTCCCCTAGGTGCTAAAAATTCTGGAGGGGTCCAGCTCCCACATGACTCAGAATTAATTGGCATAAGTCCATCGCCTTCCTGCTGTCAGAGGGAGAGCACAAACAGACCTGGTGGTATCCCCCAGCATGGTAATTACCCCATTTGGGAGTCCAGGCAGTTCTTCTGTAAAGTCACATAGGTAATATGGGGCTTGATGTGGGGACATGAGACATGGAGGATAGCCTGGACGTCCCTCACCAGTAAGCCCCTGGAGGGCGGTATCGCCCTTCCCTACCTACACTGTCATTACTTGGTAATGAATTGCAGGTAATCAACAATTGGTCCTTCTCCTCACAACAGAAATAACTCATGATGGCAGATTGGCATCAGTGGATTCAGAGGGATACATTTGAGGATTAAAAAGGGAAATGGGGTTGATCCGCTACCGACTTCTTTAGCTGAGGTGTCAAGACATGGCATAGAGCAACCAAGGCCCTAGGCTGGAATGGTAAACTAATGCTGGAAAGCCTGCAGTAGGACTCTGAGATCCTGAAGGGGCTGCAAACACATAAAGGGCCTGGGTCCTGCTGGGAATTTCCAAGGTGGGCGACATCTGGCGGGGCAACAGGGTAATATCTTTCTCTAAACTTCAGAAGCCATACGAGGTGTCTGGCAGCCAATATGTTCAGTACCAGGACCTTCAATATCTCCTGCAAAGCTAGATAGAGAATACCCCACAGCGCTTCTTCAAGAGGACCAGTTTGTTCTGAATGGAGAACAGTGACACAGACCTATGCTTAAGAGGTTGCAGTTAGTAAGGTAAATTGGTGCACACCATTTGGGTTGCCCTAGGCTCCAGGGCTACTGAGAAAAGTAGGTCAAATGCTGTTAGCAGTCCTAGAGCTCACACTGGAGCTTACCCCACAGTTGGTGACCCTGGCCATATGGGGGGAACAAAGTCTGGACTTTTATGCACTTCTATTTTGCAATCTGCTACTAATGGTGGTGAGGCAAGACGTGATCAGACTATGGGGGCAAGACAATACCCAGATGCCTGGGAATCCAGTATGGACTGGTGCATGAGGGACAAAACAACAGGTGTACTAGGCATGGGGATGTCCAAGAGAGCTCAAAGTGCCTGGTGTAGCGCCAAAGAGAATGACCCTTAATGAGAGGCATGAGCGGGTGTCCTGAGTGGGGAATGGAAAAGGTGTAATTTAAAACTGAATGGAGAAATGGTAATGCATGTTTAGAAGTATATGAAGGATTTAATTTCAAGCTCACTGGGACATTGGATGAGGGTTCTGCTAACAGTATTATTGTAAGTGACCAGTATGTCTCACAACTTTGTTTGCTGTTGGTAGTGCTCAATCACctatataaaattaataaaaatgattttttttaaaatacaggtGCTGGTGCCGGCAATATGTGCTCCACCCCCACTGTTTCATTTTCCCTAGCAGCAGCTGAGTTGATGAACCCTAGGGATGCACCTATAGCATGGAGTGGTACTGATCATgagaaactaagggccacatgtgcgaaataatgtgtttgtgatttcctaattgtgaatttttgcaattcacaattaggaaatcacaaacagtgaCATACTAATGTGTCCcaaacacatttagtgattcccagtgggttgcaaatggacctatatcatcagtattcatgaggttgttgcaatttgcaaccccttaGGAATGGTCAAATATCAcacagatggtggcctgctgggctttaCAGACCAtcaatgtctgtaattgctttgtaaataaagcattttttaaaatgcagcccattttccttcaaggtaaACGGAAtgtgttttcaaaaagaaaattgaaaagttttcttttcattttttaagagtgggtAGTGGtccctggttttaaaaaatgttgttagcCACATTCATAAAGAGGAAGGCATCCATTTGTGAATGGgtcaccaccaatttgaaattggtgctaatctgcaaatgtttttttacctcattttGGTAACTAAACATTCTTACATACTTGCATCCTACTGcaattcagtattagaaagggacgccctgaacacgtctctccctaataccgaatcacaaaacccaaattgagAATCGgttacaagttaccaaatcgcaatttgggttttgtatGTCCCAAAAAGCCTTTTTTCAGTTGCAAACGGGCCAATTCTGTGAATAAGCCTGTTTGCAActggaaaaaagctttgtacatgtggccctaaaagcTGCTTGCCAGGCTCCCTCAGGCTGAAGGACTGTTCCCAACTGAAAAATGTCAAGAAACATAAAACATGACACTGAGTTGCAAATATTTAACTGGCAGTGATTAAAAACAACACTGAGAACTGCTTCTACTATAATGAGAAGGGACTGATGATTGCCAGCGAACACTATGTCTCCCACACTCATTATTTTTAGACCACACTTCAAaaatccaaggggcatatttatgagccccttgcgccaccttgcatCACACTACTGCAATTTGTTTTATACGCTattgtggcgttaggttggcaaaaacgggacgccatatttacaaagtggtgcaatgcatgcattgcgtcattttgtaaacccttgtgccacattatgcatgcgccaggcacaatgtatgcaaggaggcattCCAGCatgaggaggcccagaaaaataatggagcagtggaatctatgagattccactgtgcaatttttagcatcatttttaatgtctgcctaAAGCAGGCCTTTAAATGACGCTCCcgttattttcaatgggcctcctttcactttgcaggattagcgtcaagatttttggagctaatcctgcaaagcaccaaactagcaaaaacatttttgacactagttccctaacgggCGCCGTAGAGCACCGTaccataaatacggtgcacacatggtggcactaggggggcgcaatggggcacaagaaaaatggcacatcATGACATGACGCGCCCCTTTTCATAAGTCTTGCCCCAGGTGTCCTTAGCATCAaagcatatttcatgcattatgttaCTAAACTGAGCATCTTCTAAACTCATCCTTTTAGAGCATACCATTTTATTGTCATGACCTAGGAAAATGATTATGGAATCCAACTATTTGTTTAGTTTTTATTCGTTggaaaaattacaacaaaaatacATTGTGATCTCATTCTGTGGAGTGACATGATCGGAAGAGCTAACAATATTCCAAGAATATATAAAACTAGTTTTCTTGTGATTCTCAAAACATATACTCTTATTAACACTTTCAGAAGCACATTAAACATTTGTCTTGCAGTTTTAGGAAATGATTGGTGGAAGGCCAGGCTTTCCTTCTAATGTACAGATGACTACTGTACACTAAGTGGCaaacacaattgcaaccaccataGAATGAAAATACGAGTTTTCAGTATCAAATAAAAACTTTTGTGATATATTTTAGAAACTGTTTTGCTATGATCCTATCCTgggtaaaacacatttaaaatcgaAAATGCCATATCCCCTGTTGTGCGTCACGCCTACAGACACAAACCGGACTTTGTAATCCATTTGCAAATTGTTTTCAGGGGCTTTATGGTGCTATGCTAGTGTTCTCTTGACTTTCAGTGctttcactgctctctgtgtcggGTTCAGCTGTTGCTTGCTTAAGGCTCCGCAGCTGTACATGATGTTCAGGGCTCTCGTTGCTGGTGTTGCTGTCCACTTCTTCGATGAGTTCAGGCTGGGGTTCAAGGCTCTCGTtgctgttgtggctttccacttcTTCGATTGGGTTAAGCTGAGCTTCAAGGCTCTCGTTGCTGGTGTGGTTGTCTacttcctcactgtggtcaggctGGGTTTCAGGGCTCTCGttgctgttgtgggtgtctggTTGACTGTCTTCTACATTGTGGTCAGGCAACGATTGCGTGctatcctcctggctggtgtgcTCATTGCTGCTTGCGCTGTTCTGGTGACTGCTGgcatcatttgtgtcagttgttttCTCTGCATCATAGGGCTCATCTGCCTGCTCGACGGTGGTATCCGTAAGATCCTGCTTGACAAAGCCAGAGGAATCAGGTATGTCTCGAGAAATGCAAATACTAGACTTTTCCAAAAAATATATCTCCGTATCACAAGTAAACACTGTTGCCCAGATTTACATACATTTTGCTCTGAgctaaagtgatgcaaaccagcacaaaatatttttttccatttactttccagtgcaaagaaAATTGCCTGAGTCGCTTTTCGCTGCTTTGCATCATTCTGCATCAAAGGGGGATTCCATGCGTGGAACATGGGCATTCCCGTGCACACACTTATGGCTTTTGACACAAAGCCCATCtcctaacaatagtagacagggttttacaCCAAAAACTTTGAAATGTCACTTTGAAATAAATGTTAAAAGAAGAAATGCTTTTACTTCTCATAACTATTCCCAacttacatgtgtgctgcactatacagtACTCATTCAAAGTATGAACATTTGTAACGTTTATCTggacatagtattttgtactggaaggctaccctttcagtacaaaacctatgctagacgtcatgcacacacccttgcaataTGGCACAAAGATATGTCTGTGGCACTAGGTAGCATGATACTGCGCAAGcatagggagaaagcaggaaaGTGCCACATTTCTATAGATATGGAGCTTTCCCACTCCCTCCCTGCAATGCAAAGCAACGCAACAACTTTAAGTGCTGTGCTCCATTCTATTACATGTTTCTAGATCTGGGCTAAAGGTCTTATTTGTTGAGGTTTTTGGTGTACATAAGTAGCCTCTATGCTTTAGAATTTATTGTGATGCATGAAACAACCCTCTTCAACACAGTTTTCAATTTACTTTCAataaattgttttatttctctagTGCTACAGTATGCTAGATCGTTGTCTCAGTGTGTTAAGACTCTGTGCTTGGTGAAGTATCAGACTGAAGAAATAGAGACAAGGCACTATTGAACCTCTGGAGTGGAGCAAATCAGGAGAAGGACAACTAAAATTGGCCTCTCATTAACAAGGGAGTTAGCCTTCTCTAGTGTTTCCAAACAGTACCATGATCGACCCACTTCATCAGTGCTCCTTACCTGAGTATCGCTCTTGTAGCTCCACAGTCCGTTCTTCCATTGTTTTACTTTGGTAGGGTGATCTTTCTCATCTGCTGCAATGATTTCAAATGGGAAGATGTTGCTGTCTCCTCTTCCAGTGTTGTCTCCTCGAGTGAAGGGGCCCTCGGTGAAGGCCTCATCTGTTTGGGCTTCAGTGGAAGGAGCAGCGGTAGTGACCACAGGGTGAACTTCCTCTGaagagtcagagtcagagtcaTGGCTTTCGTCAGACACATCTTTGGATGAGTCCTGAAAAGTGAGCAGTGAGAAGCATATTGAAATTTGACAGTGCATCTGGTCTGCTGTTGGTGGGAAACAGGGGTGAATTTTATGCGATCCAACTTTCTTTTTCAAAGCTGGTTTGTAGCCTAATAGTTCTGTACAGTCTGCCTTTGAAGGATTGTTTTGCTGTCACTTTTATAGGCGTACCCTTTACTGTAATTGCACTGATATGCTAAACCGGTCTTGTTGGCAAGTGCTCCCAGTGGTCCAGAAACAGTAGTCAAACATTTCCATTGAGTGGTTTGTTCCCAGAAAATAAAATTAGAACATCTTGGGGTCACTCTGTGAGTTGGTCTTAAAGAATACATCTGTAGGGGGATGTCAGGTGAGGCTGTCCTCTGGCACTGATATCTTCAGAAAGGCAGAAAGAGAGTGGACCAAAGGGCATCCCTCAGCCATCCGCCTTCCCACTCTACTGAGCTGCTGCTTCTACACACATCGTTCAAATACGATAATAACTTGAAGTTTTGGGCTAATGGTTGATTGTTTTGGTAAATAATTCTATGGAGCACAGGTCAACACTGTGCAAGTGCCAACAATATTGATTCTGCTCCTTATGTGGTATTATgaagcaggaagaggtggggggcgGATCCTCGATGGAGGTCTGTGTGCTGATTGTATGTGCCAGAGAAGAGTCCACTACAGTAGGCCATGGGCCTATGATAGTTTGTTGAGCGCAAAGGAGTGTCCACACTAAAAAGACActgaggcccatttttatacttttttagcgccgcatttgcgtcgtttttctgatgcaaaatcggcgcaaatgtagcgctaaaaaggtataaatatgggcctgaatttcttGTGGCACTGTCCAGCTAATGCTGAACTGGGTGCCCTGCAAATACAGTATAACATAGTGAACCTTTCAGGCGTTCTGCTACACAAAGGTCGACAAAGAAGTCACCCTCGGCATCAGTTGGCATACACTTTGGGTAGCATTTGTAAACAACGGTGCATCTGTTGATAAATACAGGCCCTTTATGCCAACGGTGGCTGAAAATGTTTTTTAGTGGAGAAAGATGACGTTCGAAAGACTCATCCTCCAATTGTGGGAAAGGCATCGGAAGTGAGACAGTGTCGAAGCAATGGAGAAAGGACGGAAACCAAGGCTTGTTTAGCACCTGGAGTGAAACCTGTCCACAAGGGCTTCAGCCCACTGGAGTAATGCCCGTGGAATTAAAGGCCTGTCCGGCCCTGCCTGATATAAATAGCACTATTTGACGACTTCGACTGGGGTGTTAAGTGCTGGAATTGGACCACACTGAAAAAGCTCTTTGGGCTTCGCAAGGTGTACggaaagcgctatataaattccACTACAATGCAATATAATTTTATCATCTGAACATAAGAGGACTGAGCTTGTTGTGCATGGAATCTGGGTACTTGCAATACCAAAGCAGATGTCTAATCTCTCCCACTAGTAAAAGCTATCCAACTAAGGGAGATTGCAATAGCAGAATACCATGAAATTGCAACGTTTGGAAAAATTGAATGCCAAGCTGATATTTCATCAAACAGGTATGCACTAAACCTACAGACGCGGAATTCATTTCTGTAAAAGCTGCAAATCACTGTGATTGCGGGATGCAAACTGGTCACCCCAACCCCACTCCCTCcccttaaactacacacaccttcaTGCTGGAAATGTGGAAATCCTCACCCCTCTAATATCTGTTGAAGGCTATCCTAGAATCCTCGTGATAACAGAAATCTGGCTGCTAAGTGCTGCATTTTGGTTATAAAGTGTTTGTGAGTTAGCAAAGAGTATGACTTTTGATGTAAGTGCATTTAAGCTGTCAAGTGGAATGGGACAGTGCATTCTGAAGAAACATAAATTTAACAAGAACCAGTCCCGTTGAAAATAAATTGAAGATTTTGAGACAACTAAAATTAAAGTTGATGGAAGCTATACACATCATCTTCAATATCCTTTATGAAGCGTGCAAGGATTCAAATACAAGCCAGATAAGCAAACGAAAAAGGAATTCGACTATCAATTCCAAGAAGTAGAAAAACAAATATGTACTTAACTGTTTTAAAAACAACATGCAAAAAAAATCAAACTGTACAGTGTGGCATATGCAGGAGTTTCGCGTTTGTTCTACCGTAGACACGTTGGGAAGGGGGCAGGAATGGGATATTTGGAGACAGTAGGAGTAAATTGCCAATTGTCGGTGAGGACAACAGAGTGATTATGAGAGGTGAAACGTGCATATGTTAaagagtaaaagataaaaagtataAAATAATTAGTAATCAGACTCAATGGTGACAAGTGCTTCAAAGTGAATTCGGGGAGGGCTTTGTTTAGCACTTCTCACGTGTTTACCTCAGATT
The genomic region above belongs to Pleurodeles waltl isolate 20211129_DDA chromosome 1_1, aPleWal1.hap1.20221129, whole genome shotgun sequence and contains:
- the LOC138290822 gene encoding protein starmaker-like, which gives rise to MNMKIVVLCLCLLGVACAVPVLRSRHSASVEDSQDSSKDVSDESHDSDSDSSEEVHPVVTTAAPSTEAQTDEAFTEGPFTRGDNTGRGDSNIFPFEIIAADEKDHPTKVKQWKNGLWSYKSDTQDLTDTTVEQADEPYDAEKTTDTNDASSHQNSASSNEHTSQEDSTQSLPDHNVEDSQPDTHNSNESPETQPDHSEEVDNHTSNESLEAQLNPIEEVESHNSNESLEPQPELIEEVDSNTSNESPEHHVQLRSLKQATAEPDTESSESTESQENTSIAP